A window from Kluyveromyces lactis strain NRRL Y-1140 chromosome E complete sequence encodes these proteins:
- the APE4 gene encoding aspartyl aminopeptidase (similar to uniprot|P38821 YHR113W Saccharomyces cerevisiae Hypothetical ORF): protein MLRLHLRSKSTMSGSSVINYPQEFVNFLNSSPTPYHAVHNIKSHLQSNGFVELKETDPWESHFKKLGKYFVTRNNSSIVAFVVGGKWKPGNPVAIVGAHTDSPVLRIKPISKRTNEGFSQIGVECYGGGIWHSWFDSDLSVAGRVMVQDSKSKNIVSRLVDLKKPLLKIPTLAIHLDRDVNTKFEFNKETQLLPIAGLSIKDKKEETKKSEGCCGDSQPLSEDQFSSLKSIIERHHEDLLELIRKDLELENVTDIEDFELILYDHKPSTLGGIHDEFVFSGRLDNLTSCFTSMHGITEAADTGLSEDEGIRMVAMFDHEEIGSSSAQGADSNFLPNVLERITPLAGSDDVQQTSASSLLQSAAKSFFLSSDVAHAVHPNYSSKHETQHKPQFGAGPVVKINANQRYMTNSPGLVLLKKIADEAEIPLQLFVGANNVPCGSTIGPILASKTGIRTLDIGNPILSMHSIRETGSAKDIELQVKLFKKFFERYSELQHTIEV from the coding sequence ATGCTGAGACTACATCTGAGGAGTAAATCCACCATGTCTGGTTCCAGTGTCATAAATTATCCGCAGGAATTCGTAAACTTTTTGAACAGCTCCCCAACTCCATACCATGCCGTTCACAATATCAAGTCGCATCTTCAGTCGAATGGATTCGTggaattgaaggaaacGGATCCTTGGGAGTCtcatttcaagaaactggGTAAATATTTCGTTACCAGAAACAACTCTTCCATCGTTGCATTTGTCGTTGGTGGAAAATGGAAACCAGGTAATCCCGTAGCTATTGTTGGAGCTCATACCGATTCCCCCGTCCTAAGAATTAAGCCAATTTCCAAGAGAACTAATGAGGGGTTCTCTCAGATTGGTGTAGAATGTTACGGAGGTGGGATTTGGCACTCCTGGTTCGACTCTGATCTTTCTGTGGCAGGAAGAGTTATGGTTCAAGATAGTAAAAGCAAGAACATCGTTTCGAGGCTagttgatttgaagaaaccttTGTTAAAGATTCCAACCTTAGCTATTCATTTGGATAGAGATGTTAACACCAAATTCGAATTCAACAAAGAGACCCAGTTGTTGCCCATTGCAGGTTTATCTATTAAGgataagaaagaagaaacaaagaaaagtgaAGGATGCTGTGGGGATTCACAACCTCTATCGGAGGACCagttctcttctttgaaatcaatcATCGAGAGGCATCATGAAgatcttttggaattgatTCGTAAAGACTTGGAACTAGAAAATGTCACTGATATTGAAGATTTCGAATTGATCTTATACGATCATAAACCTTCCACCCTAGGTGGTATTCATGATGAGTTTGTATTTTCAGGAAGATTGGATAATCTTACCTCGTGTTTCACTTCAATGCACGGAATCACTGAGGCAGCAGATACGGGTTTATCTGAAGACGAAGGAATTCGTATGGTAGCGATGTTTGATCACGAGGAAATCGGATCTTCATCCGCCCAAGGCGCAGATTCTAATTTTTTGCCTAATGTACTTGAAAGGATAACTCCATTAGCAGGTTCGGATGATGTTCAACAGACATCAGCTTCCTCGTTGTTGCAATCTGCAGCCAAATCGTTTTTCCTATCGAGTGATGTTGCCCATGCAGTTCATCCAAACTACTCTTCAAAACATGAAACTCAGCACAAACCACAATTTGGTGCTGGCCCCGTCGTTAAGATCAATGCTAATCAAAGGTACATGACAAATTCTCCAGGTTTAGTATTACTCAAAAAAATTGCTGATGAAGCTGAAATCCCCCTACAATTATTTGTTGGTGCAAATAATGTTCCATGTGGCTCAACAATTGGACCAATCCTAGCATCCAAAACAGGTATCAGAACATTGGATATCGGAAACCCGATCTTGTCAATGCATTCTATCAGAGAAACTGGTTCGGCCAAAGATATCGAACTGCAAGTGAAGttgttcaaaaagttcTTCGAAAGATACTCTGAACTTCAGCATACTATCGAAGTCTAA